In one Zobellia galactanivorans genomic region, the following are encoded:
- a CDS encoding peroxiredoxin — MATIRLGDKAPNFTADSSLGQINLYDYLGDSWGILFSHPADFTPVCTTELGTAAQFKDEFAKRNVKMLALSVDGAASHVEWIKDINEVENTTVDFPIIADEDRKVSDLYDMIHPNADNTLTVRSVFIIAPDKTVKLMITYPASTGRNFHELLRVIDSLQLTANHKVATPANWKNGEDVVVSPAITTEDAKTMFSKGVKEIKPYLRMTPDPTA, encoded by the coding sequence ATGGCAACAATACGATTGGGCGACAAAGCCCCAAATTTTACGGCCGATAGTTCATTAGGCCAAATAAACCTTTACGATTATTTAGGCGATAGTTGGGGTATTCTTTTTTCACACCCTGCTGATTTCACCCCGGTCTGCACCACCGAACTAGGTACTGCGGCCCAGTTTAAAGATGAGTTCGCGAAACGCAACGTTAAAATGTTGGCCTTGAGCGTAGATGGGGCCGCATCCCATGTTGAATGGATCAAAGACATCAACGAGGTTGAAAATACTACGGTAGATTTCCCTATTATAGCCGATGAAGATCGAAAGGTGTCAGATCTTTACGACATGATCCACCCAAATGCCGACAACACCCTAACCGTTCGTTCGGTTTTTATCATCGCTCCCGACAAAACGGTCAAGCTAATGATTACCTATCCGGCTTCAACAGGTAGAAACTTCCATGAGCTATTGCGTGTTATCGATTCATTACAACTTACCGCGAACCATAAGGTAGCTACCCCTGCCAACTGGAAGAACGGTGAAGACGTGGTTGTTAGCCCGGCCATTACTACCGAAGACGCAAAAACCATGTTCAGTAAAGGTGTAAAAGAAATTAAACCTTATTTGCGAATGACTCCGGATCCGACGGCATAA
- a CDS encoding YfiT family bacillithiol transferase, translating to MENNELEALQYPIGKFQRPKEIDHEQIQEWIEVLEKLPNELTLLVEGLTEEQLETPYRPGGWTVRQTIHHIADSHHNSYIRFKWALTEDTPIIKAYDEKAWAKLFDSKTAPVQLALDHLSAVHGRWVYLLKGLGEEQLKRRFVHPDSRVAIALDENIGQYAWHGRHHFAHIYNLMERKGWTR from the coding sequence ATGGAAAATAATGAACTAGAAGCCCTTCAATATCCGATAGGAAAATTTCAACGTCCGAAGGAAATTGACCACGAACAGATCCAGGAATGGATTGAGGTTCTTGAGAAATTGCCCAATGAATTAACTCTATTGGTCGAGGGCTTGACCGAAGAACAATTGGAAACCCCTTATCGACCGGGAGGGTGGACGGTAAGACAGACCATACATCATATAGCCGATAGCCATCACAACAGTTATATACGCTTTAAATGGGCCTTGACGGAAGACACCCCCATAATTAAGGCCTACGACGAGAAGGCTTGGGCTAAACTATTTGACAGTAAAACCGCACCCGTACAATTGGCATTAGACCATTTGAGTGCCGTTCATGGTAGATGGGTCTACTTGTTAAAAGGCCTTGGCGAAGAACAGTTAAAACGAAGGTTTGTTCATCCAGATAGCCGTGTAGCGATTGCTTTGGATGAGAATATCGGTCAGTATGCATGGCACGGGCGGCATCACTTCGCGCATATATACAATTTAATGGAAAGAAAGGGCTGGACCCGCTAA